A stretch of DNA from Candidatus Rokuibacteriota bacterium:
AGGCGGGCGCTACACTTCTGGGCTCAGGACGCCGTGTGGGAGCTTCCTCTCCCCGGCACGTCCCGGCAACGCCCGTAAGCGCCTGGGGCAAATCCATGAGGCGCGCCGCATTCCTTCTGCTTTGCTGGGCCTGGGCTGTAGGGCTGTCAGCCTTCCCTCCGGCGGCCGCCGATGCCGATGTCGGCAACATCGCTATCGTTGAGACGGACCCCACGATCCTCCAGCCGGGCGAACTGTTTGACCTGAACGGCAAGACGCTCACCTTCACGCCGAAAACAGGTGGGGGTTACACGGTCAGCGTGGGGACCCTCAACTTTGACACGCGGCTCGGGAGCAACCTAAACCTCGCGCTCGACGACAGTCGGTCCCAGGTGCTGAACTTCACGTTCTCGTTCTTCGGGGTGAACCGCACCAGCGTGTTCATCAATACCAGCGGAAACCTTACCTTCGGCTCGAGCTCCACACTGTTCCACTTCAACGTGGGCGGTGGCGTGAACTCGCTAGGGACCGACGTGTCGGCCATTCTCGACCTCATTGGAGCGAGCCCGGCGAGAATTGCGGTCTTGTGGCAGGACTGGAATCCCGCCGCGGCTGGCGGGGTCTTCGCCAACTCACTATCGGACCGGCTCATCGTGACCTGGAATGGTGTGCCCTTCTTCGGCACTAGCACGACAGCCACCTTCCAGGCGGTTCTGTTCAACACGGGTGTCATCCAGATGAGTTATCAGGCCGTGACTACAACGCCAGGCGGCGGTTATCTTGTGGGGATCTCCCCGGGCGCACTAAGCGAATTCTTCGTCACCACGATTGATTTTAGCCAAGGGTCCGCATCTTCTATCTCAGCGCTCCCGAATTTCGAGCCCTTGGTGCAGGTGTTCGGGAGCAGTTCCAGCCCTCTGGTTCATATTTCGGCAGTTGCGCGCCGGTTCTATCAGACTCATAGCGATCAATTCGACCAGTTTGTGATGTTTGCCAATTTTACGAATGCGCTAGGCAATGCCTTTGCGTTCGAGCTCACGACTCGACAAACAGTATCCGGGATCGGTCTCAGCCTTTCCATCGGTCTCAGCCTTTCCGACAACTCGTCTTTCTTCGGGAGCCAAGGCACGCTGCAGAGCTTTCTTAACATGAACCAGCTTGGGGTGTACCCTGACGATTTGACGTGTCTCCAGGATCCAAGGTGCCGCATCCCCGGTAACAACGACTCCGTACTGACACTCATGGGACAGGAATCTGGGCACC
This window harbors:
- a CDS encoding choice-of-anchor D domain-containing protein, whose product is MRRAAFLLLCWAWAVGLSAFPPAAADADVGNIAIVETDPTILQPGELFDLNGKTLTFTPKTGGGYTVSVGTLNFDTRLGSNLNLALDDSRSQVLNFTFSFFGVNRTSVFINTSGNLTFGSSSTLFHFNVGGGVNSLGTDVSAILDLIGASPARIAVLWQDWNPAAAGGVFANSLSDRLIVTWNGVPFFGTSTTATFQAVLFNTGVIQMSYQAVTTTPGGGYLVGISPGALSEFFVTTIDFSQGSASSISALPNFEPLVQVFGSSSSPLVHISAVARRFYQTHSDQFDQFVMFANFTNALGNAFAFELTTRQTVSGIGLSLSIGLSLSDNSSFFGSQGTLQSFLNMNQLGVYPDDLTCLQDPRCRIPGNNDSVLTLMGQESGHQWLAFVKFDDAGVCSDMLLGRQLAHWSFFHDTDASDMEGNKWQDNGDGTFTTIDDTIRFSALDQYIMGLRSASDVPDFFFIENPAGTTKTRSSSPQTGVTVSGTRKNVTISQIATTACANQGPRSPSSGFSGVNSTTTWKQAFVLLIRGGTTAPQADITKIDTIRSAWVPYFNTATGGRGSVDTTLPNPVLSVTPSSLDFGSVRVGNSADKTFTVQNTGAGTLSGTAATSAPFSIVSGGSFSLAAGASQTVVVRFTPTKGGSLAGTVTFTSNGGNASPVVTGIAAASSSGTDFDSDTKADIAVYRSSTGEWFILRSGSTSLQQQQWGGPGDTPVPGDFDGDGKADIAVYRPSTGEWFILRSGSTSLQQQQWGGPGDTPVP